The following coding sequences lie in one Spirosoma sp. KUDC1026 genomic window:
- a CDS encoding YceI family protein: MKTRQFLAGLVAVAIVAGTSAFINPKATTYKVDTQKSVMNWNGKKVTGEHSGTVKLENGAIMTDGSKLTGGTFTFNMNSITCTDLTDAEYNAKFIGHMKSEDFFNTAKFPTSTFKITKVTPKGGDKFDITGNMTIKGITNAVTFPATVKVAGNTLTADGKATLDRTKYDIRYGSKSFFENIGDKAIYDDFTVEMKLVATK; the protein is encoded by the coding sequence ATGAAAACACGTCAATTTCTGGCTGGCCTGGTAGCTGTAGCCATCGTTGCTGGTACGTCTGCTTTTATCAATCCGAAAGCAACAACCTATAAAGTTGATACGCAGAAAAGCGTTATGAACTGGAACGGTAAGAAAGTAACGGGCGAACACTCGGGCACTGTGAAACTGGAAAACGGTGCGATTATGACCGATGGCAGCAAACTGACCGGCGGTACGTTCACGTTCAACATGAACAGCATCACCTGCACCGACCTGACCGACGCTGAGTACAACGCGAAGTTCATTGGCCACATGAAGTCGGAAGATTTCTTCAACACGGCGAAATTCCCAACGTCTACCTTCAAAATCACGAAAGTGACGCCAAAAGGTGGCGATAAATTCGACATCACGGGTAACATGACCATCAAAGGGATCACCAACGCCGTAACGTTCCCGGCAACGGTGAAAGTAGCGGGCAACACGCTGACGGCTGATGGCAAAGCAACGCTCGACCGGACGAAATATGACATCCGTTACGGGTCGAAATCGTTCTTCGAAAACATTGGTGATAAAGCGATCTACGACGACTTCACGGTCGAAATGAAGCTGGTTGCTACCAAATAA
- a CDS encoding Hsp20/alpha crystallin family protein, with protein sequence MATLVRYNRAPFFNPFFGDFGYNRPAINSTATVPVNIKETETAFHLEMAVPGLNKEDVKVNVENNKLTVSYKNEQKSEENTDKYTRQEFSFNSFERSFRLPKTVNADQISASYNNGILALELPKHEMKEPAVKEIAVA encoded by the coding sequence ATGGCAACTTTAGTTCGATATAACCGCGCTCCTTTCTTCAATCCTTTCTTTGGTGATTTTGGCTACAACCGTCCAGCCATCAATTCGACAGCTACGGTACCCGTCAACATTAAAGAAACCGAAACGGCCTTCCATCTGGAAATGGCGGTTCCAGGCCTGAACAAAGAAGACGTTAAAGTGAACGTTGAAAACAACAAGCTGACGGTTTCGTACAAAAACGAACAGAAAAGCGAAGAAAACACCGACAAATACACCCGTCAGGAGTTTAGCTTCAACTCGTTTGAACGGAGCTTCCGCCTGCCAAAAACCGTTAACGCCGATCAAATCTCGGCTAGCTACAACAACGGTATCCTGGCGCTGGAACTCCCTAAACACGAAATGAAAGAGCCAGCCGTCAAAGAAATCGCCGTTGCCTAA
- a CDS encoding Maf family protein: MLSLRYPLVLASGSPRRKQLMTDAGFRFTIETRPTDECFPDDMPVDEVAEYLARQKAEQFLPDFTASLVLCADTVVILDGQIMNKPQDEADARRMLQALSGRTHRVRTGVCLLAPATAGNPELVSFTDETIVQFATLSDAEIAYYIRECKPFDKAGSYGAQDFIGLVGITRLDGSFYTVMGLPTHLVYQALKPYEVYP, translated from the coding sequence ATGCTTTCATTACGTTATCCGCTTGTGCTGGCGTCGGGGTCGCCCCGCCGGAAGCAATTGATGACCGACGCAGGCTTTCGCTTTACCATCGAAACCCGTCCTACCGACGAATGTTTTCCGGACGATATGCCTGTCGACGAAGTTGCCGAATATCTGGCTCGCCAGAAGGCGGAGCAGTTCCTTCCCGATTTCACGGCAAGCCTGGTCCTGTGCGCCGATACAGTCGTGATTCTGGATGGACAGATCATGAACAAACCCCAGGACGAAGCGGATGCCAGGCGGATGCTGCAGGCCCTGTCGGGTCGCACTCACCGCGTCCGGACGGGCGTCTGTCTGCTGGCTCCTGCCACAGCCGGCAATCCCGAACTGGTCTCGTTCACCGACGAAACAATAGTCCAGTTTGCTACACTGAGCGACGCCGAGATTGCGTATTATATTCGGGAATGCAAACCCTTCGACAAGGCCGGTTCGTACGGCGCGCAGGATTTCATTGGGCTGGTGGGTATTACGCGGCTGGACGGCTCTTTTTATACCGTAATGGGTCTGCCGACGCACCTCGTTTACCAGGCGTTAAAACCTTACGAAGTTTATCCTTAA
- a CDS encoding MFS transporter translates to MATVLSSNDSFASLRIPDFRYFVMNSFLITATLLIQEVVLGYELYKMTHDPLALGLVGLAEAIPFIALSLFGGHLADRRDKKRILQWSLLVITLGSVILYFMFQPVVVSRLSQTAQLATIYGVLMLIGTAKGFYSPASSSLKPFLVPRELYANSATWYSSFWQVGAITGPGVAGFLYSGLGFDNTLLVVIALQIVCFVLITMVSRRPVPVSDAPVLGFRESLKEGFQFVFNTPIVLYAISLDLFSVLFGGVVAILPVFAEDILKVGAEGLGVLRAAPSVGAVLTLAYMTKRPPTDHAWRNMLLAVAGFGVATIIFSQSTNFYLSVLMLALTGAFDSVSVIIRQTIMQIFPPDHLRGRVAAVNGIFVSSSNEIGAFESGLMARLLGTTPSVLVGGIFTLVALGYIYTRSKNLFSVKLN, encoded by the coding sequence ATGGCTACCGTTCTTTCCTCCAACGATTCGTTCGCATCGTTACGTATCCCCGATTTCCGCTACTTTGTCATGAACAGTTTCCTGATTACAGCCACGTTGCTGATTCAGGAGGTTGTGCTTGGGTATGAATTGTATAAAATGACCCACGACCCGCTGGCATTAGGTCTGGTTGGGCTGGCCGAAGCGATTCCCTTTATTGCGCTTTCCCTGTTCGGCGGTCACCTGGCCGACCGGCGCGACAAAAAACGAATCCTGCAGTGGAGCCTGCTGGTTATTACGTTAGGATCAGTTATTCTGTACTTTATGTTTCAACCCGTCGTCGTCAGCCGACTGTCGCAGACGGCCCAACTGGCAACGATCTACGGTGTACTGATGCTGATTGGAACGGCCAAGGGGTTTTATTCCCCAGCCAGCTCCTCGCTGAAGCCGTTCCTGGTTCCCCGTGAGCTATACGCCAACTCGGCCACCTGGTACAGTTCCTTCTGGCAGGTTGGTGCCATTACGGGGCCGGGCGTAGCAGGTTTCCTATACAGTGGGCTAGGTTTCGACAATACCCTGCTGGTTGTGATTGCCCTACAGATCGTTTGCTTTGTGCTGATCACGATGGTAAGCCGCCGTCCGGTGCCGGTCAGCGATGCGCCGGTACTTGGTTTCCGGGAAAGTTTGAAAGAAGGCTTTCAATTCGTGTTCAATACGCCCATTGTCCTGTACGCCATTTCTCTGGATCTGTTTTCTGTCCTGTTTGGGGGCGTAGTAGCTATTCTACCCGTCTTTGCCGAGGATATTCTGAAAGTCGGGGCCGAGGGGCTGGGGGTTTTGCGAGCGGCACCCTCAGTGGGAGCCGTGCTGACACTGGCGTACATGACCAAACGTCCGCCTACCGATCATGCCTGGCGGAACATGCTGCTGGCCGTAGCGGGTTTCGGCGTTGCTACGATTATTTTCTCGCAGTCGACCAATTTCTACCTGTCCGTGCTGATGCTGGCGTTAACGGGTGCGTTTGACAGCGTGAGTGTGATTATTCGGCAGACGATTATGCAGATTTTCCCGCCCGACCACCTGAGGGGCCGTGTTGCTGCCGTGAATGGTATTTTTGTGAGCTCGTCCAACGAAATTGGCGCCTTCGAGTCGGGACTTATGGCCCGGTTGCTGGGAACCACGCCGTCTGTGCTGGTAGGGGGCATTTTTACGCTGGTGGCGTTGGGGTACATCTACACGCGATCTAAAAATCTTTTTTCAGTTAAACTGAACTGA
- a CDS encoding AMP nucleosidase: MKTKEDIVNNWLPRYTGMPIEKFGEYILLTNFINYVQIFAEKFDVEVYGVGRAMQTATANNITIINFGMGSPMAATVMDLLTAVNPKAVLFLGKCGGLKKTQLGDLILPIAAIRGEGTSNDYMRPEIPALPSFRLQRAVSSTIKKYELDYWTGTVYTTNRRIWEHDETFKDYLREIRAMAIDMETATIFTVGFVNSIPHGALLLVSDNPLVPEGVKTEESDKRVTGQFVNRHLDIGIDALLELESSGESVKHLRFD; encoded by the coding sequence ATGAAAACAAAAGAAGACATCGTTAATAACTGGCTACCGCGGTACACGGGTATGCCCATCGAAAAGTTTGGCGAGTATATCCTGCTGACCAACTTCATCAACTACGTGCAGATTTTTGCGGAGAAGTTTGACGTGGAGGTGTATGGGGTAGGCCGGGCTATGCAGACGGCCACGGCAAATAACATTACCATCATCAATTTCGGCATGGGTAGCCCTATGGCGGCCACGGTGATGGACCTGCTGACGGCAGTAAATCCTAAAGCGGTGCTGTTTCTGGGGAAATGCGGTGGGCTGAAAAAAACGCAGCTTGGCGATCTGATTCTGCCCATTGCTGCCATTCGGGGCGAGGGTACCAGCAACGATTACATGCGGCCCGAAATTCCGGCGCTGCCATCATTCCGCCTGCAACGGGCCGTATCGTCCACGATTAAGAAATACGAGCTTGATTACTGGACCGGTACGGTGTACACGACGAACCGGCGTATCTGGGAGCATGACGAAACGTTCAAAGATTACCTGCGCGAGATCCGGGCGATGGCCATCGATATGGAAACCGCTACGATCTTCACCGTAGGCTTCGTCAACTCGATTCCCCACGGTGCTCTGCTGCTGGTTTCCGATAACCCGCTGGTGCCGGAAGGCGTGAAAACCGAAGAAAGCGATAAACGCGTAACGGGTCAATTCGTGAACCGCCACCTTGATATCGGCATCGACGCCCTACTCGAACTCGAATCCTCCGGCGAATCAGTCAAGCATTTGAGGTTTGATTAA
- a CDS encoding phosphoribosylanthranilate isomerase has product MHKPPRTRLKVCCISSPDEARLAIRAGADALGLVGRMPSGPGVIDDSLAARIVQIAPPPVATFMLTSETEADAIIAHQRRVGANTVQLVDAVAPGVYDQLRAALPAIKLVQVIHVVDERNIDEALWAVERGIDALLLDSGNPSLAVKELGGTGRVHNWQISRQIVEQASVPVFLAGGLNLGNVREAIEQVQPFGLDICSGVRTDGQLDERKLSAFVNALR; this is encoded by the coding sequence ATGCATAAGCCCCCCCGCACACGCCTGAAAGTATGCTGTATCAGCAGCCCCGACGAAGCCCGGCTGGCAATCCGGGCCGGAGCCGACGCATTGGGGTTAGTTGGTAGAATGCCCAGCGGCCCCGGCGTCATTGACGACTCGCTGGCCGCCCGGATTGTACAAATTGCCCCACCTCCCGTTGCTACGTTTATGCTGACCAGCGAAACGGAAGCGGATGCCATCATTGCGCACCAGCGTCGGGTTGGCGCGAATACGGTTCAGTTGGTCGATGCTGTGGCGCCGGGTGTATACGATCAGCTTCGGGCTGCTCTCCCGGCCATCAAACTGGTGCAGGTCATTCACGTCGTCGACGAACGTAACATTGACGAAGCCTTATGGGCCGTTGAGCGTGGAATCGATGCTCTGCTGCTCGACTCCGGCAATCCGTCACTGGCCGTAAAGGAACTGGGTGGCACAGGACGAGTACATAACTGGCAAATCAGCCGACAGATTGTGGAGCAGGCCAGCGTCCCCGTTTTTCTGGCGGGAGGGCTCAACCTGGGTAACGTTCGGGAAGCTATTGAGCAGGTTCAGCCGTTCGGTCTGGATATTTGCAGTGGTGTTCGTACGGATGGCCAGCTGGACGAAAGAAAATTGTCGGCTTTTGTGAATGCGCTACGGTAA
- a CDS encoding type I restriction enzyme HsdR N-terminal domain-containing protein codes for MVALNLPTFAYKTKQVEGKPYIFDLLRRKYVRLSPEEWVRQHIIHLLLTHYAYPKALIRAEGGVVLNQTQKRTDVLVFDRQGQPFLLVECKAPHIALTQTVFDQIGRYNHVHRAPYVVVSNGLVHYCCCVDHDTAGVTFMDDFPAFT; via the coding sequence ATGGTCGCCTTGAACCTGCCTACATTTGCCTACAAAACTAAACAAGTCGAAGGGAAACCTTATATTTTCGATTTGTTACGCCGAAAATACGTCCGGCTTTCCCCCGAAGAATGGGTGCGTCAGCACATTATCCATCTGCTGCTCACCCATTACGCCTATCCCAAAGCGCTTATTCGGGCCGAAGGTGGCGTGGTGCTGAACCAGACCCAGAAACGAACCGATGTGCTGGTGTTTGATCGGCAGGGGCAACCATTCCTGCTGGTAGAGTGCAAAGCTCCGCATATTGCGTTAACCCAGACGGTGTTCGATCAGATTGGCCGCTACAATCACGTTCACCGGGCGCCCTATGTCGTCGTTTCCAATGGTCTGGTTCACTATTGCTGCTGCGTCGACCATGACACCGCCGGCGTTACGTTCATGGACGACTTTCCCGCCTTTACCTGA
- a CDS encoding MarR family winged helix-turn-helix transcriptional regulator has translation MSIETDIKQGTPFKSPYHRAMVNVLYTSNWIANQQAQLLKPSGLTLQQYNVLRILRGQHPSPVKVSDITERMLDKMSNASRLVDKLVLKDLVLRTECPSDRRAVDVIITDAGLTLLKQLDEGIEGLNEEMNDKLTTDEAAKLSELLDRLRA, from the coding sequence ATGTCAATCGAAACAGACATCAAACAAGGCACACCGTTTAAATCGCCCTATCATCGGGCAATGGTTAATGTGCTATACACCAGTAACTGGATTGCTAACCAGCAGGCGCAACTGCTAAAACCTTCGGGCTTAACGCTACAGCAGTATAATGTGCTGCGAATCCTGCGTGGGCAGCATCCATCCCCAGTTAAGGTAAGCGACATTACCGAGCGAATGCTGGACAAGATGTCCAACGCGTCGCGGCTGGTCGACAAGCTGGTTTTGAAAGACCTGGTGTTACGTACCGAGTGTCCCAGCGACCGGCGGGCTGTGGATGTAATCATAACTGATGCTGGCCTTACTCTCTTAAAGCAGTTAGACGAGGGTATCGAAGGGTTGAACGAGGAGATGAATGACAAATTGACGACGGATGAAGCTGCAAAACTCAGCGAGCTTCTGGATCGATTACGCGCTTAA
- a CDS encoding tetratricopeptide repeat protein, producing the protein MKRPLRSLSTLYLWVGMTASALAQQTAADFFETGLGKSKSGDFTGALQAFSVAINMNPENSASYYNRGLVKANLKDHRGAVLDYDRAIDLNAKDALAYLSRGVSKSKQDDHRAALLDFSRAIELNPDDPQTYYYRGASRSHLEQHRNALADFSKAIELDPANVQAYYARGITKQKLDDFSGSLNDFTRVIDATPKRGQAYAGRGLSKVELGQYASALVDLTKAIELEPDDAGSYYYRAYDKAKLEDYKGALADYNKAISLKPDNYQAYYGRGFCKTKLNDPKGAVQDFDEAISMNNSNVDTKVNYVGRINRVTLDNLRNVVQEKSKISHMGNERAEAYFSRAISKNKQNDQRAALLDLNRSIELNPTYAEAYFTRGLIKSAQGDQKTAITDCTNAIKLNPTYSEAYYVRGIIKHSLGDENGGCLDLSKAGELGYTPAYKVISEYCN; encoded by the coding sequence ATGAAACGACCATTACGTTCGTTGTCTACCCTTTACCTATGGGTAGGAATGACCGCATCGGCCCTGGCCCAGCAAACAGCCGCCGATTTTTTTGAAACCGGACTTGGCAAAAGCAAAAGTGGAGATTTCACGGGAGCTCTGCAGGCATTCAGCGTAGCCATCAACATGAATCCCGAGAATTCAGCCAGTTACTACAACCGTGGTCTGGTGAAAGCTAACCTAAAAGATCACCGGGGCGCCGTTCTTGACTACGACCGAGCTATTGATCTGAATGCCAAAGATGCACTTGCTTACCTCAGCCGGGGCGTCAGTAAAAGTAAGCAGGATGACCACCGCGCGGCCCTGCTCGATTTCAGCCGCGCTATCGAACTTAATCCCGACGATCCTCAGACGTATTATTACCGCGGGGCTAGCCGGAGCCACCTGGAACAGCACCGCAATGCCCTGGCTGATTTTTCGAAAGCCATTGAACTGGATCCTGCCAATGTACAGGCGTACTATGCCCGTGGCATCACGAAACAGAAACTGGATGACTTTTCGGGTAGCCTGAATGACTTCACGCGTGTAATCGATGCCACCCCCAAACGTGGTCAGGCGTATGCCGGCCGGGGCCTGTCGAAAGTGGAACTGGGTCAGTATGCCTCTGCCCTTGTCGATCTGACCAAAGCGATCGAACTGGAGCCCGACGATGCGGGTTCGTATTACTACCGGGCGTATGACAAGGCGAAGCTGGAAGATTATAAAGGCGCACTGGCCGATTACAACAAAGCTATCTCGCTGAAGCCCGATAATTACCAGGCGTATTACGGCCGTGGATTCTGCAAAACGAAATTAAACGATCCCAAAGGCGCTGTTCAGGATTTTGACGAAGCGATTTCGATGAATAATTCGAACGTCGATACAAAAGTGAACTACGTTGGCCGGATCAACCGGGTTACGCTCGACAATCTGCGTAACGTGGTCCAGGAAAAGAGCAAGATTTCGCACATGGGCAACGAGCGTGCCGAAGCGTATTTTAGCCGGGCCATCAGCAAAAACAAGCAGAACGACCAGAGGGCAGCCCTGCTCGACCTGAATAGATCGATTGAACTGAACCCGACTTACGCCGAAGCGTATTTTACGCGGGGTCTGATCAAATCAGCGCAGGGCGACCAGAAGACAGCAATCACGGACTGTACCAACGCCATTAAACTGAACCCCACCTATTCGGAAGCGTATTATGTGCGTGGCATCATCAAGCACAGCCTTGGCGACGAAAATGGCGGCTGTCTGGACCTCTCCAAAGCCGGCGAACTGGGCTACACACCAGCCTACAAGGTGATTAGCGAGTATTGTAATTAA
- a CDS encoding helix-turn-helix domain-containing protein has protein sequence MKIDRCGLILAFFILTLTSWGQIRLEVARPTSLPLADSSLYIVGSFNNWNPGDPRFLLTPQANGSYVILLPDTLRRFEYKFTQGSWQFTEGNTQGESIPNRLYDRTQTKTPQRIQVTVAGWEQRPAYHFVVTELPVNTPQDATLYITGTFNKWNPGDPRYKLRRQPDGTYRVTVYSDLPRLEYKFTRGNWASVEGRDNGKSRPNRRIARAESRNLDIDVRIGGWEDLTSSFQFYSAFDLVMLFSVVLAALLIVSLPVRTAPNRAANRWLITLVTFSAVFTLLKVISSYRDIANAYPKLLLLPDFIWFLYAPLFYFYLRRRLFNKPLPKRGWVYSFIPVVVQFFAYLPYFLMESKVFQLKLVNQDTTLRMLFLALGFLALVFNIGYWLAGRRLIQAFKTQVLATNSSGAAARYMNAVLVIQATCLTLWLFLYGITAASRIIDVDIVAIAEQNVDMIWLVFSLLTYLLSFAALRQSAIVQLPPVSPPVVAATPDDTVAPVRVTPVPIDTVSNMPADDTTEQLLERLPESTTQTQSLAKPVAPSIDVQVFLEMIETYMDQQKPYTNPNLTIHELAAGLKMPSHLLSRVINEGFGKNFFDFVNQYRVDELKRRMNDPHARGFTLLSLAFDVGFNSKTAFNRAFKKLTHQTPKEYFQMTSDEHPA, from the coding sequence ATGAAGATAGATCGTTGCGGCCTTATTCTGGCTTTTTTCATACTAACATTGACCAGCTGGGGGCAGATCCGGCTCGAAGTAGCTCGCCCCACGTCCCTGCCCCTTGCCGACTCAAGCCTGTATATTGTCGGCTCGTTCAACAACTGGAATCCCGGCGACCCACGGTTTCTGCTTACCCCGCAGGCCAACGGTTCGTACGTTATTCTGCTGCCCGATACGCTACGTCGGTTCGAGTACAAATTCACGCAGGGATCCTGGCAATTTACGGAAGGCAACACGCAGGGGGAGTCGATTCCCAATCGTTTGTATGACCGCACGCAGACCAAAACGCCCCAACGTATTCAGGTTACGGTAGCGGGCTGGGAACAACGCCCAGCCTACCATTTTGTCGTTACGGAATTACCCGTTAACACTCCGCAGGATGCGACCCTGTACATTACGGGTACGTTCAATAAATGGAACCCCGGCGACCCGCGCTATAAACTCCGGCGCCAGCCGGATGGTACGTACCGTGTTACGGTGTATTCGGACCTGCCCCGACTGGAATACAAGTTTACGCGGGGCAACTGGGCATCAGTCGAAGGGCGGGACAACGGAAAATCGCGTCCGAATCGCCGGATTGCGCGGGCTGAAAGCAGAAATCTGGATATCGATGTACGGATTGGCGGCTGGGAAGATCTCACCAGCTCGTTTCAGTTCTATTCGGCCTTCGATCTGGTCATGCTGTTCTCGGTTGTGCTGGCTGCGCTGCTGATCGTCTCCCTCCCTGTTCGAACGGCTCCCAACCGGGCGGCCAATCGCTGGCTCATTACACTCGTTACCTTTAGTGCCGTCTTTACGTTGCTGAAGGTGATTAGCAGCTACCGCGATATTGCCAACGCCTATCCCAAGCTACTACTACTGCCCGATTTCATCTGGTTCTTGTATGCACCGCTGTTTTATTTTTACCTGCGCCGGCGGTTGTTCAACAAACCTCTGCCGAAACGAGGCTGGGTCTATTCATTCATTCCCGTCGTCGTTCAATTTTTTGCCTATCTGCCTTATTTCCTGATGGAGAGCAAGGTGTTTCAATTAAAACTGGTCAACCAGGATACCACGCTGCGGATGCTGTTTTTAGCGCTGGGGTTTCTGGCGCTGGTGTTTAACATAGGCTATTGGCTGGCCGGACGCCGGCTGATTCAGGCTTTCAAAACCCAGGTACTGGCAACAAACTCGTCGGGAGCGGCAGCCCGGTATATGAACGCGGTGCTGGTTATTCAGGCAACCTGCCTCACGCTCTGGCTGTTTCTGTATGGGATTACGGCTGCCAGCCGGATCATTGATGTGGACATAGTGGCCATTGCGGAACAGAACGTCGATATGATCTGGTTGGTTTTTTCCTTACTGACGTATCTGCTTAGCTTCGCGGCTCTCCGCCAGTCGGCCATTGTTCAGTTGCCGCCCGTCAGTCCCCCGGTCGTGGCAGCAACGCCTGACGATACAGTCGCCCCCGTCCGGGTGACTCCGGTGCCGATTGATACCGTGAGCAACATGCCGGCTGATGACACGACAGAACAACTGCTCGAGCGGCTGCCGGAAAGCACCACCCAGACCCAGTCGCTGGCCAAACCAGTAGCGCCTTCCATCGATGTACAAGTTTTTCTGGAGATGATCGAGACGTATATGGACCAGCAAAAACCGTACACCAATCCGAACCTGACCATCCACGAACTGGCGGCAGGGCTGAAGATGCCTTCCCACTTATTGTCGCGGGTGATTAATGAAGGCTTTGGGAAAAACTTCTTTGATTTTGTCAATCAGTACCGGGTTGATGAACTGAAACGGCGCATGAACGACCCGCACGCCCGGGGCTTCACACTCCTTAGTCTGGCCTTCGATGTCGGCTTCAACTCCAAGACCGCCTTCAACCGGGCGTTCAAGAAGTTAACCCATCAGACACCCAAGGAATATTTCCAGATGACCAGCGACGAGCATCCCGCCTAG
- a CDS encoding DUF808 domain-containing protein gives MASGFFAILDDIAALMDDVALTTKIATRKTAGILGDDLAVNAEKATGFLADRELPILWAITKGSLINKLIIVPIALLLNAFFPVAITYILLLGGCYLAYEGAEKIIHYFSKDSTHKQPVILESKQNESAIDQEKAKIKSAITTDFILSVEIVIIALGTVTGAASVTQIVTVSLVAVLATIGVYGIVALIVRMDDAGYQLIKRSNHTGLLSTVGQGLVKALPVVIRILNVVGTAALLLVAGGIFVHNIHSLHNLFPALPDFVKEFGIGLIVGLVIVGLFAGFKALRTLIKPSGV, from the coding sequence ATGGCGTCAGGTTTTTTTGCAATCCTAGATGATATAGCTGCATTAATGGATGATGTAGCCTTAACGACGAAAATAGCCACTCGAAAGACGGCAGGCATATTAGGGGACGATCTGGCTGTCAATGCCGAAAAGGCCACGGGTTTCCTGGCTGACCGGGAGCTGCCTATTCTGTGGGCCATTACTAAAGGCTCTCTGATCAATAAACTCATTATCGTCCCGATTGCCCTGCTGCTAAATGCATTCTTCCCGGTCGCTATCACTTATATTCTTCTCCTGGGCGGTTGTTACCTGGCTTATGAAGGAGCTGAAAAAATAATTCATTATTTCAGCAAGGACAGCACCCACAAACAACCGGTCATCCTAGAAAGTAAGCAGAACGAATCAGCTATCGATCAGGAGAAAGCAAAGATAAAGTCTGCAATCACGACAGACTTCATTCTCTCCGTGGAAATTGTCATCATTGCGCTGGGAACGGTTACGGGAGCCGCTTCTGTGACCCAGATCGTAACGGTGTCGCTGGTTGCCGTACTGGCGACGATTGGCGTATATGGGATAGTTGCGCTGATTGTTCGCATGGACGATGCAGGCTATCAGTTGATTAAACGTTCAAATCATACCGGTTTACTCTCAACAGTGGGGCAGGGGCTGGTTAAAGCGCTGCCTGTAGTCATCCGAATTTTGAACGTAGTGGGTACAGCGGCCCTTTTACTGGTTGCCGGCGGAATATTTGTTCATAACATTCATTCTCTGCACAACCTGTTTCCGGCTCTTCCCGATTTTGTGAAAGAGTTTGGTATCGGGCTGATCGTCGGATTGGTAATCGTGGGTCTTTTTGCGGGGTTTAAGGCTCTTCGTACGCTCATTAAACCGTCGGGAGTTTGA